A DNA window from Acidimicrobiia bacterium contains the following coding sequences:
- a CDS encoding BBE domain-containing protein, translating to MVSSFEFQPHTWADNEHADAHTGWVRTSWEAMRPHTTGDPYLSFLGDERSDRVRVAYGPEALERLVELKTRYDPDNVFRLNQNIAPR from the coding sequence GTGGTCAGCTCCTTCGAGTTCCAGCCCCACACGTGGGCAGACAATGAACACGCCGATGCCCACACGGGCTGGGTCCGCACGAGCTGGGAGGCGATGCGGCCACACACGACCGGCGACCCCTACCTGAGTTTCCTCGGCGACGAGCGCTCTGATCGCGTTCGGGTGGCATACGGTCCTGAGGCGCTCGAGCGGCTGGTCGAGCTCAAGACCCGGTACGACCCAGACAATGTGTTCCGTCTGAATCAGAACATCGCCCCTCGGTGA